One region of Haloprofundus salilacus genomic DNA includes:
- a CDS encoding acetolactate synthase large subunit — translation MKAADLLVRCLEAEGVDDVFGVPGEELEDVLFALRDSSIRFIPVRHEQGAAFMADVHGRLTGDAGVCLATLGPGATNLITGVADAHLDKSPLVAITGQGGRERLHKESHQALDVVHTFEAVVKWNTQLNDTEIINESVRKAFKLAEYEKPGATHLEFPEDVAAEPVDYEPLTVRDRVRRPDPNMASVERAADLLAAAEKPIVLAGNGAVRANAADRLRSFVEATDVPVVATYMGKGAVSDRSAHSLMTLDSGPDGETESVMERADCVVAVGYDIAEHDPKRWNPNDDTRVVHVDHEPAEVYQHYNPDVEIVADISMALKRLEETVDETWGTWCADVHEDVLTHALDTPDDSDPFSVAGVLPYLRDAMADEDVLISDVGNHKMAIAKRFPVFEPNTCIISNGLASMGIGVPGGVAADLALDSNVVVGTGDGGFLMNAAELETATRLGLGFTVLVFNDDDYGLISAKQREHTGDAFGTDLTNPDFVAFAESFGVDGYRTESWAELRDVLDSVVGSDEMALVEVPLGR, via the coding sequence ATGAAGGCTGCCGACCTCCTCGTACGCTGTCTGGAGGCGGAAGGCGTCGACGATGTCTTCGGCGTCCCGGGTGAGGAACTGGAGGACGTGCTGTTCGCGCTTCGAGACTCGTCGATACGATTCATCCCGGTGCGGCACGAACAGGGCGCGGCGTTCATGGCCGATGTCCACGGGCGCTTGACCGGCGATGCAGGCGTCTGTCTCGCCACACTCGGCCCGGGCGCGACGAACCTCATCACGGGCGTCGCCGACGCCCACCTCGACAAATCGCCGCTCGTCGCTATCACCGGACAGGGCGGCCGCGAGCGACTGCACAAGGAGAGCCATCAGGCGCTCGACGTCGTCCACACGTTCGAGGCCGTCGTGAAGTGGAACACGCAACTGAACGACACCGAGATAATTAACGAGTCGGTCAGGAAGGCGTTCAAACTCGCCGAGTACGAAAAACCGGGTGCGACGCACCTCGAGTTCCCCGAAGACGTGGCCGCCGAACCCGTCGACTACGAACCGCTGACGGTCCGCGACAGAGTTCGCCGTCCCGACCCGAATATGGCATCAGTCGAACGCGCGGCGGACCTGCTCGCCGCAGCAGAGAAGCCTATCGTCCTCGCCGGAAACGGCGCGGTTCGAGCGAACGCCGCGGATCGCCTCCGCTCGTTCGTCGAGGCGACGGATGTGCCCGTCGTCGCGACGTACATGGGCAAAGGCGCGGTGTCGGACCGAAGCGCCCACTCGCTGATGACGCTCGACTCCGGGCCGGACGGCGAGACGGAGTCGGTGATGGAGCGCGCAGACTGCGTCGTCGCCGTCGGCTACGACATCGCCGAGCACGACCCGAAGCGCTGGAACCCGAACGACGATACACGGGTCGTCCACGTAGACCACGAACCCGCCGAGGTGTACCAACACTACAATCCAGATGTAGAAATCGTCGCGGACATCTCGATGGCACTGAAGCGTCTCGAAGAGACGGTCGACGAGACGTGGGGCACGTGGTGCGCCGACGTGCACGAAGACGTGCTCACCCACGCGCTGGACACGCCCGACGACTCCGACCCGTTCTCCGTCGCGGGCGTCCTGCCGTACCTCCGAGATGCGATGGCCGACGAGGACGTGCTCATCTCCGACGTCGGGAACCACAAGATGGCGATCGCAAAGCGATTCCCGGTGTTCGAACCGAACACCTGCATCATCTCGAACGGCCTCGCGAGCATGGGTATCGGCGTCCCCGGCGGCGTCGCCGCCGACCTGGCGCTCGACTCGAACGTCGTCGTCGGCACCGGCGACGGCGGCTTCCTGATGAACGCCGCCGAACTTGAGACGGCGACGCGTCTCGGTCTCGGCTTTACCGTCTTGGTGTTCAACGACGACGACTACGGACTCATCTCGGCGAAACAGCGCGAACACACCGGCGACGCGTTCGGAACGGATCTCACCAATCCCGACTTCGTCGCCTTCGCGGAGAGCTTCGGCGTCGACGGCTACCGAACCGAGTCGTGGGCGGAGCTGCGGGACGTTCTCGACTCGGTGGTCGGCAGCGACGAGATGGCGCTCGTTGAGGTTCCGCTGGGGAGGTGA